The nucleotide window GCCCGGCCGTGCAGCCCGGTCGTGTGCTGGATGTCGAGCACGAGGGCGGCCATCCGCTCGTGGCCCAGGCGTTCGGACCCGGCGCCGACGCGGCCCTCGAACACGCCGTCGGTGTACAGCAGCAGCGACCACCCCGGCTCCAGCGGCACTTCCAGGGAGTCCCACTTCGCGCCTTCGACGACGCCGAGCGGGACGCCGAGGCGCTCGCCGGAGAGCAGGTGCCCGTCGCCGGGGGTGAGCAGCAGCGGTGGCAGGTGCCCGGCCAGCGACAGGCGCAGGGATCTTCGGTCCGGCGCGACGACGACCATGCAGACGGTGGCGAACAGCGGCTCGATCCGCTCGTGCACCAGTACCCGCTCGACCATGCTCAGCACGTCGGGCATCGGCAGGCCGGCCATCACGAGCGAGCGCCACGCGATCCGCAGCGCGACGCCGAGCGCGGCCTCGTCCGGGCCGTGGCCGCAGACGTCGCCGATCATCATGTGGACCGTGCCGTCGGCGAGCTCGATGGCGTCGTAGAAGTCGCCGCCGAGCAGGGAGCCGTTGCGGCCGGGCCGGTAGCGGGCGGCCAGGTCGAGGTGCCGGTCGCGCAGCAGCGGGCTGGGCAGCAGGCCGCGTTCGAGGCGGGCGTTCTCCCGCGCGAGCAGCTGCTGCTGGAGGAACTGCTGCTCGACCTGCTCGGCGCGCTTGCGTTCGCGGGCGAACCGCAGCGCCTTCACCAGCAGCGGACCGTCGACCTGGTCCTTGACGAGGTAGTCCTGCGCGCCGGCGGCGACCGCGGCGACGCCGGTGGCCTGGTCGTGCTGGCCGGTCAGGACGACCACCGCGACCCCGGGCGCGTGCTGCCCGAGCTTGGTCAGCCCGGACAGGCCCATCGCGTCGGGCAGCTGCAGGTCGAGCACGACGCAGTCGGCGGTGAGCGGGCCGCCGAGCGCGGCGCTGAGCGTCTCGACGCGTTCGAGTGAGTACGGCGTGGCCGTGTCCGCCAGCATCTCCTCGACGAGCAGCGCGTCGCCGTCGTCGTCCTCGATCAGCAGCACCCGCAGGCGCGTGCGGGGATCCCACGATGAGTCGAGCGCGGCGGTCACCGGCGTCTCCCGTTCGGCTGCTCTTGAGCCAGCACATCCAGACGATCAACCCTAGCGGCACCGGCGACGCCTACGGCCGCGAAACCGGTCCCACGGGGGTAGCGTTTTATAGCACCCCGATGTGACACCGGGTCGATAACGGTTCGGGTTACGTCCGTGCCGGAACCGGGCATACCGCGCATACGCTGCGCGGATGGCCCGGTCAGCCGCTCTCGCCTGGTGGGCCGCGACGGCGTGCTGGTTCCTCGGGACGCTCGCCGGCCGACTGACGGGCAGCCACACCGAGATCACCGGCGCCGTCCCGCTGCCGGTCGCGGTGCTCGTGTTCGCGCTCTGCGCCGGCCTCTGGGCACTGCTCGTCTACGGCGCGTACCGGGGCCTGAAGGGCGCTCGGGTGGTGCTGGCGGTCGCGGGTGGGCTCGCCATCGTGGGATTGGTGGCGCAGCTCGTCGGCGACGTCGTGACGCGCAACCTCGTGCACGGCGGGTTGTTCCTGGCCGCGCTGGTCCTCGCGGGAGCCGGGTTCACGCTGATGTTCCGGGACCGCTGAGCGGTCAGCGCGCGGTCAACGTCAGCGCGAACGTGTTCCCCTCGCCCTGGACCAGGGAGCTCAGGTACGCGGTGAACGCACCGCAGCCGGCCAGCGGCGGGATCGCGTACGTGCCGGTGACCGGGCCGCCCGTCGCGAGGGCGAACCCGGGCCCGGTCCGCAGGTCGACCGGGATGGGCGCGCTCGCGCGGCAGCCGGCGTCCGCGACCGGCAGGCCGAAGAGCGTCACCTGCGGCACGGCCAGGGCCAGCTTCGCGTGCGCGACGAAGCCGTCGCCGAGTTCGCCCGTCTGCGGGCCGTCCGGCGTGAACTGCAGGTCCGCGGTGCCGGGCACGAACCCGAACACCTTGAACTCCGCCCGCGTCCGGTCGAACGCCGGGCTGAACGACGGCACCGCGAAGGCGCCCGAGAGCGGCGCGGTCGCCCCGAGCGCCTTCAGCGTCGTCGAGCCCGTGACGCCGTAGTCGTGGGCAGCAGGGCCGCCCAGGTCGAAACTCAGCAGCACCGGGTCCTGGCCGGGGTCGAGCGTGCAGTCCGAGGTGAACGAGCCGAGCCCGGTGGCCGAGCCGTCGGCCTTCTTCGGCGTGAGCCGGGTGCTGAAGTTCCCGATGGTCAGGGTGGTCTTCCCCGCGTTCGGCAGCTGCACCGGCGGGACCGAGCCGGACGCGTTCGTGGTGAACGGTCCCGAGGCCGGCACCGCCGTCTTCGCCACCGTCAGCGG belongs to Amycolatopsis tolypomycina and includes:
- a CDS encoding PP2C family protein-serine/threonine phosphatase: MTAALDSSWDPRTRLRVLLIEDDDGDALLVEEMLADTATPYSLERVETLSAALGGPLTADCVVLDLQLPDAMGLSGLTKLGQHAPGVAVVVLTGQHDQATGVAAVAAGAQDYLVKDQVDGPLLVKALRFARERKRAEQVEQQFLQQQLLARENARLERGLLPSPLLRDRHLDLAARYRPGRNGSLLGGDFYDAIELADGTVHMMIGDVCGHGPDEAALGVALRIAWRSLVMAGLPMPDVLSMVERVLVHERIEPLFATVCMVVVAPDRRSLRLSLAGHLPPLLLTPGDGHLLSGERLGVPLGVVEGAKWDSLEVPLEPGWSLLLYTDGVFEGRVGAGSERLGHERMAALVLDIQHTTGLHGRALLDELIARAERLNSGPLDDDVALALLSHDPEAHDPEAHDPEAEADER
- a CDS encoding DUF6801 domain-containing protein → MRIARSLLAACVLAFAIAVALAAPAAASTPIAKKLGFTCPFPLIGLQKLDVEIKASFEVPSAPGGTFTTVDLAVAVTVPDKSTRGLALVGAASIEGTASAGVTLANGSLTLPLALPLTVAKTAVPASGPFTTNASGSVPPVQLPNAGKTTLTIGNFSTRLTPKKADGSATGLGSFTSDCTLDPGQDPVLLSFDLGGPAAHDYGVTGSTTLKALGATAPLSGAFAVPSFSPAFDRTRAEFKVFGFVPGTADLQFTPDGPQTGELGDGFVAHAKLALAVPQVTLFGLPVADAGCRASAPIPVDLRTGPGFALATGGPVTGTYAIPPLAGCGAFTAYLSSLVQGEGNTFALTLTAR